One part of the Anaerolineales bacterium genome encodes these proteins:
- a CDS encoding class I SAM-dependent methyltransferase: MRPATPEKFYDPLYIKQLFNEMSATYGVVNLVSSFGFAWLWRRQCVRLAALKPAARVGDFMSGQGEAWPQVLAAIGSGGQVFAFDISSRMVELSLLTKAYTRYGNVHPSNQNALVSSLAASSLDTVISTFGLKTFSEAQLHTLAAEIARVLRPGGTFALVEISVPASLLLQLPYMFYLEHCIPLIGRLMLGNPENYRMLAQYTRLFKNTRRAQAIFRLAGLETSYSEFFFGCASAIYGTKGLRL; this comes from the coding sequence ATGCGACCAGCAACCCCTGAGAAGTTCTACGATCCCCTTTACATCAAGCAACTCTTCAATGAGATGTCGGCCACGTATGGAGTGGTCAATCTAGTTTCATCCTTTGGCTTTGCCTGGCTATGGCGCAGGCAGTGTGTGCGCTTGGCAGCACTGAAGCCTGCAGCCCGCGTAGGCGACTTCATGTCCGGCCAGGGCGAAGCATGGCCGCAAGTGCTGGCTGCCATCGGGTCTGGCGGCCAGGTCTTTGCATTTGATATCTCCAGCCGCATGGTGGAGCTGTCGCTCCTAACGAAAGCCTATACTCGCTATGGCAATGTGCACCCTTCAAATCAAAATGCCCTGGTCTCTTCGCTGGCAGCCAGCAGCCTGGATACGGTCATTTCCACCTTTGGCCTCAAGACATTTTCCGAAGCGCAACTACATACCCTTGCCGCCGAAATAGCCCGCGTGCTCAGGCCGGGTGGCACCTTTGCCCTAGTAGAGATCTCTGTTCCCGCCTCGCTCCTCTTGCAATTGCCCTACATGTTCTATCTAGAGCATTGCATCCCGTTGATTGGGCGCCTTATGCTTGGCAATCCTGAAAACTACCGCATGCTTGCCCAATACACGCGCTTGTTCAAGAATACGCGGCGCGCCCAGGCCATCTTTCGTCTTGCGGGTCTTGAGACATCCTACTCAGAGTTCTTCTTCGG
- a CDS encoding site-specific DNA-methyltransferase, with translation MAPAKRRPKGTHSRAFGSSSRENHDASGFYNSSLYAKLPTETNTPYAQTELPAETLNRIFGHSSEDMHELPDNSVHLMVTSPPYNAGKEYDKDLDLEQYLGMLRRVWAETLRVLVPGGRACINVANLGRKPYIPLHAFIINDMLALGYLMRGEIIWDKASSAGGSTAWGSWRSASNPTLRDVHEYILVFSKDRFGRPAPTDAKRFTSERDDFLQNTKSVWSFPTVSAKKIGHPAPFPEELPRRLIELYTFPGEVVLDPFMGSGTTAIAAFKAGRSYVGYEMDKKYIKLAETRITRGKDATSNP, from the coding sequence ATGGCACCCGCCAAACGCCGCCCCAAGGGTACGCACAGCCGCGCGTTTGGCTCCTCCAGCCGAGAGAACCACGATGCCAGTGGCTTCTATAACAGCTCCCTGTACGCCAAGCTCCCCACTGAAACCAACACTCCTTACGCTCAAACCGAACTGCCAGCTGAGACGCTTAACCGCATCTTCGGCCACAGCAGCGAAGACATGCACGAGCTGCCAGACAACAGTGTCCATCTCATGGTCACTTCTCCGCCTTACAACGCCGGCAAAGAGTACGACAAAGATCTGGATCTAGAGCAATACCTGGGTATGCTTCGCCGTGTATGGGCTGAGACATTGCGCGTGCTGGTGCCTGGCGGCCGCGCCTGCATCAACGTGGCCAACCTGGGCCGCAAGCCTTACATCCCCCTGCACGCTTTCATCATCAACGACATGCTAGCCCTGGGCTACCTGATGCGCGGCGAAATCATTTGGGATAAGGCCAGCTCCGCCGGCGGTTCGACTGCGTGGGGCTCCTGGCGCAGCGCCAGCAACCCCACCTTGCGAGACGTGCATGAATACATCCTCGTATTCAGTAAAGATCGCTTCGGCCGCCCGGCGCCTACGGACGCTAAACGTTTCACCAGCGAGAGAGATGATTTCCTACAAAACACCAAAAGCGTATGGAGCTTCCCCACCGTATCCGCCAAAAAGATCGGTCATCCCGCGCCCTTTCCCGAAGAGTTGCCCCGCCGCCTGATCGAACTTTACACCTTTCCGGGCGAGGTGGTCCTGGACCCCTTCATGGGTAGCGGCACCACCGCCATCGCCGCCTTCAAGGCCGGCCGCAGCTACGTTGGCTACGAGATGGATAAGAAGTACATCAAGCTGGCCGAAACAAGAATTACTCGGGGGAAAGATGCGACCAGCAACCCCTGA
- a CDS encoding NeuD/PglB/VioB family sugar acetyltransferase has translation MSEAAKTVHVPLINPNETEARLVGLPISNGARVAKGDTLATLETTKSTFELLADTDGFVAGLQAKQGDMLPAGQVLLYLAPSKDWQAPKTKSETQSGVPDGLRITQPALQLAHKRGIELSTLPIGPIITEDYIAKLASQTGQAAFAIPDSAKLPNSVIVYGGGGHGKAVIDLLRAAGGYTLAGVIDDSRQPGDPVLDSTVIGGEAALAALHAAGCTRALNAVGGIGAMSTRIAVFDRLGAAGFELPTLVHPSAVIEPSAQLGPGVQVFPHAYVGSDARVGKGVIVNTGVIVSHDCVLEEYANLAPGSILAGSVQVGRGTLIGMGVTINLNVHIGNLARIGNGATVKDSVPDNGVVRAGAVWPS, from the coding sequence ATGTCTGAAGCCGCCAAGACTGTTCACGTTCCACTGATCAACCCCAACGAAACTGAGGCCCGTCTGGTTGGCCTTCCTATCTCCAACGGCGCCAGGGTCGCCAAGGGCGATACGCTGGCCACTTTGGAAACCACCAAATCCACCTTTGAGCTCCTCGCAGATACGGATGGCTTTGTTGCCGGGCTGCAAGCCAAACAAGGCGACATGCTGCCCGCTGGCCAGGTCTTGCTGTATCTTGCGCCCAGTAAAGACTGGCAAGCGCCCAAAACCAAGTCAGAAACACAGTCTGGCGTACCGGATGGGCTGCGCATCACTCAGCCTGCTCTCCAATTGGCCCACAAACGCGGCATTGAGCTCTCCACCCTGCCCATTGGCCCCATAATCACCGAGGACTACATCGCCAAACTCGCCTCCCAAACTGGGCAAGCTGCGTTCGCCATTCCTGACTCGGCAAAGCTGCCTAATTCCGTCATCGTCTACGGGGGCGGCGGCCACGGGAAAGCCGTGATCGACCTGCTGCGCGCCGCTGGCGGATACACGCTGGCCGGCGTCATAGACGACAGCCGCCAACCGGGTGACCCCGTATTAGATAGCACCGTCATCGGCGGCGAAGCGGCGCTGGCCGCCTTGCACGCCGCCGGCTGCACGCGTGCGCTCAACGCCGTGGGCGGCATCGGCGCCATGAGCACCCGCATCGCCGTATTTGATCGCTTGGGGGCCGCCGGCTTTGAGTTGCCCACATTGGTGCACCCCAGCGCAGTGATCGAGCCCAGCGCCCAGCTCGGCCCAGGCGTGCAGGTTTTCCCGCATGCCTATGTTGGCTCAGACGCGCGAGTTGGCAAAGGCGTCATCGTCAACACCGGCGTCATCGTCTCGCATGACTGTGTGCTGGAAGAGTACGCCAACCTGGCCCCCGGCAGCATCCTGGCCGGCAGCGTACAGGTGGGCCGCGGTACGCTGATCGGCATGGGGGTCACCATCAATCTAAATGTGCACATCGGCAACCTGGCTCGTATTGGCAACGGCGCCACGGTCAAAGACAGCGTGCCAGACAATGGCGTCGTCCGCGCCGGTGCGGTCTGGCCCAGCTAA
- a CDS encoding thiamine pyrophosphate-dependent dehydrogenase E1 component subunit alpha: MHTDAALYKQLATIRQFEETVLDAFPKGAFYGTTHTYIGQEANAAGVLAHLNDGDIVFSNHRCHGHFLAYGGDARALFAELMGKATGVCGGIGGSQHLHWKSFYSNGVLGSTAPIAVGAALAEKRKGSQAVTVLFLGDGAMGEGVVYESLNIASLWAAPILFVVENNHIAQTTPTELAMAGSLAGRFTAFNIPAVELDSSDVREINTAAKQEFAQLRAAPGPRTLILHTARFGPHSKGDDTRDPAFIEQLRAIRDPLAIHGARLQAAERATIDAEVNSAIAAAYTKAAADPLP, from the coding sequence ATGCACACGGATGCCGCTCTGTACAAGCAGCTGGCCACCATTCGCCAGTTTGAAGAAACCGTGCTCGACGCTTTCCCCAAGGGAGCTTTCTACGGCACCACCCACACCTACATCGGGCAGGAGGCCAACGCGGCTGGTGTGCTGGCCCATCTTAATGATGGCGACATCGTGTTCAGCAACCACCGCTGCCATGGCCATTTCCTCGCCTATGGCGGCGATGCTCGCGCCCTCTTCGCCGAGCTGATGGGCAAGGCCACTGGCGTTTGCGGCGGCATTGGCGGCTCACAGCACCTGCACTGGAAGAGCTTCTATTCCAATGGCGTGCTCGGCAGCACCGCCCCCATCGCGGTAGGCGCTGCCCTTGCTGAAAAACGCAAGGGCAGCCAGGCCGTGACCGTGCTCTTTCTCGGTGATGGCGCCATGGGCGAAGGGGTTGTCTACGAGAGTCTCAATATCGCTTCGCTCTGGGCCGCGCCGATCCTTTTCGTCGTCGAGAACAATCACATCGCCCAGACCACGCCCACGGAGCTTGCCATGGCGGGCAGCCTCGCTGGCCGCTTTACTGCTTTCAATATCCCCGCGGTAGAGCTCGACAGCAGCGATGTACGCGAGATCAATACCGCAGCCAAGCAAGAATTTGCCCAGCTGCGCGCCGCACCCGGCCCACGCACCCTCATCCTGCACACGGCCCGCTTCGGCCCGCACTCCAAGGGCGACGATACGCGTGACCCCGCATTCATCGAGCAGCTGCGCGCGATTCGGGACCCGCTCGCCATCCACGGCGCCCGTCTGCAAGCCGCCGAACGCGCCACCATCGACGCCGAAGTAAATTCGGCCATCGCCGCCGCCTACACTAAGGCCGCAGCCGACCCCTTACCATGA
- a CDS encoding sugar transferase gives MPRSKRIFDLLLTLLALPLLLPLVLLIGLLVRIFLGRPVLFRQPRPGIGGLPFMLYKFRTMRDAAGPDGQPLPDAQRLTGFGRLLRASSLDELPELWNVLRGEMSLVGPRPLLMRYLDRYTPLQFRRHLTLPGMTGWAQINGRNNVSWEDKFALDVWYVDNWSLWLDIKILLLTPLKVLRREGINQPGNATALEFMGSRPAAPDEKGRPL, from the coding sequence ATTCCCCGCTCCAAGCGCATATTTGACCTGCTTCTGACCCTGCTGGCGCTGCCCCTGCTGCTGCCACTGGTTCTGCTCATTGGCCTGCTGGTGCGCATCTTTCTGGGCCGGCCCGTCCTGTTCCGCCAGCCGCGCCCGGGCATCGGCGGCCTGCCTTTTATGCTCTACAAATTTCGCACCATGCGAGATGCCGCCGGGCCTGACGGTCAGCCCCTGCCGGATGCGCAGCGCCTGACCGGCTTCGGGCGCCTGCTGCGCGCCAGCAGCCTCGACGAGCTGCCCGAACTCTGGAACGTGCTGCGCGGCGAAATGAGCCTGGTCGGCCCGCGCCCTCTGCTCATGCGCTATTTGGACCGATACACACCGCTGCAGTTCCGCCGCCATCTCACCCTGCCCGGTATGACCGGCTGGGCCCAGATCAACGGCCGCAACAATGTTTCGTGGGAGGACAAGTTCGCTCTGGATGTTTGGTACGTTGACAACTGGTCGCTGTGGCTAGACATCAAGATCCTGCTGCTAACCCCGCTCAAGGTACTACGCCGCGAGGGCATCAACCAGCCGGGCAACGCCACCGCCTTGGAGTTTATGGGCAGCCGCCCAGCCGCACCGGACGAAAAAGGCCGCCCGTTATAA
- the lexA gene encoding transcriptional repressor LexA, with protein sequence MAKRRKGLSERHKKILDLLERYQEENGYPPSIREIGKQTGISSTSVVNYYLNQLEEEGYIERDRKISRGVRLVKGVTAAANAVREAIEDLIKVPVVGRIVAGAPMPVPGSDFAYYDQDSGVEIARSLLAPGDKEEDLFALEVQGDSMVDAMVNDGDIVVMKKAQDARNGEMVAVWLTDRDETTLKYFYKENGGIRLQPANPTMQPIFVDNPRAVQVQGKVVMVIRQMGAPN encoded by the coding sequence ATGGCTAAAAGACGCAAGGGTTTGAGCGAACGCCACAAGAAGATCCTGGATTTGCTTGAGCGTTATCAGGAGGAGAACGGCTACCCGCCTTCCATCCGTGAGATCGGCAAACAAACCGGCATCTCTTCCACTTCAGTGGTCAACTACTACCTCAACCAGCTGGAAGAGGAGGGCTACATCGAGCGCGACCGCAAGATTTCCCGCGGCGTGCGCCTCGTCAAGGGTGTTACCGCCGCCGCCAACGCTGTCCGCGAGGCCATCGAGGATCTCATCAAGGTGCCCGTGGTCGGCCGTATCGTCGCCGGCGCCCCCATGCCTGTGCCCGGGTCCGACTTTGCCTACTATGACCAGGACAGCGGCGTCGAGATCGCCCGCAGCCTGCTCGCCCCCGGCGACAAAGAAGAAGACCTCTTCGCCCTCGAAGTCCAGGGTGACTCCATGGTAGACGCCATGGTCAATGATGGCGACATCGTCGTCATGAAAAAGGCCCAGGACGCCCGCAACGGTGAAATGGTCGCCGTCTGGCTCACGGACCGTGACGAGACCACCCTCAAGTACTTCTACAAAGAGAACGGCGGCATCCGCCTGCAGCCCGCCAACCCCACCATGCAGCCCATCTTTGTAGATAACCCCCGCGCCGTCCAGGTGCAAGGCAAGGTCGTCATGGTTATCCGCCAAATGGGTGCTCCCAACTAG
- a CDS encoding NAD-dependent epimerase/dehydratase family protein: MTKQVVLITGAAGEIGQALVRELAAGGAQIVTLDLAAMPEELAGHTTHITGSITDKALIERLGTEYTFDTIYHLAALLSTRAEHSPALAHEVNVDASVLLLELAAAQSAARGEAVKFIFPSSKAIYGMPDLETKAAHPSVKEDEWLHPDTVYGANKLAVELLGAYYSRRYKQLGEAPAAYVDFRALRFPGLISAFTLPTGGTSDYGPEMLHAAAQGKPYACFVRPDTTIAFMAMPDGVKALQTLAAAPRAALSRTAYNVNSFSLSAEDFRQQVLAAFPEAQISFAPDAKRQGIVDSWPMGIDDSVARADWGWTAEYGLQRCFEDYLVPNIRQRYQA; the protein is encoded by the coding sequence ATGACCAAACAAGTTGTCCTTATTACTGGTGCGGCTGGCGAAATTGGCCAAGCCTTGGTGCGTGAGCTGGCGGCTGGCGGTGCGCAGATCGTGACCCTGGACCTGGCGGCGATGCCGGAAGAACTGGCCGGACATACCACCCACATTACCGGCAGCATCACCGACAAAGCGCTGATCGAGCGCCTGGGGACTGAATACACTTTCGACACTATCTATCACCTGGCGGCTTTGCTCTCGACCCGAGCGGAGCATTCACCGGCGCTGGCCCACGAGGTAAACGTGGATGCCAGCGTTTTGCTTTTAGAGCTGGCGGCGGCTCAGTCTGCGGCGCGGGGGGAAGCCGTCAAGTTCATTTTCCCCAGCTCCAAGGCGATCTATGGTATGCCGGATCTGGAAACCAAGGCGGCGCACCCAAGCGTGAAGGAAGATGAATGGCTGCACCCGGATACGGTGTATGGGGCCAACAAGCTGGCGGTGGAACTGCTGGGTGCGTACTATTCGCGCCGCTACAAGCAACTGGGCGAGGCACCGGCGGCATATGTGGACTTTCGGGCGCTGCGCTTTCCGGGCCTGATCAGCGCGTTCACGCTGCCGACGGGCGGCACCAGCGACTATGGCCCGGAGATGTTGCATGCGGCGGCGCAGGGCAAGCCGTACGCGTGCTTTGTGCGCCCGGACACCACGATAGCGTTCATGGCGATGCCGGATGGGGTCAAGGCGCTGCAGACGCTGGCGGCCGCGCCGCGGGCTGCGTTGAGCCGCACCGCCTACAACGTGAATAGCTTCAGTTTGTCTGCTGAGGATTTTCGCCAACAGGTGCTGGCGGCGTTCCCTGAGGCGCAGATCAGTTTTGCGCCGGATGCGAAGCGGCAGGGGATCGTGGACAGCTGGCCGATGGGAATCGATGATAGCGTGGCGCGGGCGGACTGGGGCTGGACGGCGGAATATGGCCTGCAGCGCTGTTTTGAAGACTATCTGGTCCCCAACATCCGTCAGCGTTACCAGGCGTGA
- a CDS encoding MmcQ/YjbR family DNA-binding protein, protein MAHPAKKQTKDSRNQLARLRTLCGGLADTVEVEAWGEPTFRINGKMFAMFASPETHHGEGRTAVWIMAEAAERDVLVAADEKRYFVPPYQGKSGWIGAYL, encoded by the coding sequence ATGGCGCACCCCGCCAAGAAGCAAACAAAAGATTCGCGCAACCAGCTGGCGCGGCTGCGCACGTTGTGCGGCGGGCTAGCAGATACTGTGGAAGTGGAAGCGTGGGGCGAACCCACCTTTCGTATCAACGGCAAGATGTTCGCTATGTTTGCTTCGCCCGAAACGCATCATGGCGAGGGGAGGACGGCGGTATGGATCATGGCCGAAGCTGCGGAGCGGGATGTGTTGGTAGCGGCGGATGAGAAGCGATACTTTGTGCCGCCGTATCAGGGCAAGAGCGGCTGGATCGGTGCGTATCTTTGA
- a CDS encoding aspartate 1-decarboxylase — translation MRILVRSKIHNATVTEANLAYIGSITIDEELVERAGLWPGEKVLVVSNTTGERLETYVIVGPRGSGTITMNGAAAHLIKTGEQVIIMAFEISAEPVETTFILVDENNKFVRYL, via the coding sequence ATGCGCATTCTTGTACGCTCCAAGATCCACAACGCCACCGTCACCGAGGCCAATCTGGCCTATATCGGCAGCATCACCATTGATGAAGAGCTGGTGGAACGCGCCGGCTTGTGGCCCGGCGAAAAAGTACTTGTGGTCAGCAACACCACCGGCGAGCGTCTCGAAACCTACGTCATCGTCGGCCCGCGCGGCAGCGGCACCATCACCATGAACGGCGCCGCCGCTCATCTCATCAAAACCGGCGAGCAGGTCATCATCATGGCCTTTGAGATCAGCGCCGAACCGGTGGAAACTACCTTCATCCTGGTTGACGAGAACAATAAGTTCGTCCGCTATCTCTAA
- a CDS encoding single-stranded DNA-binding protein gives MSYHKITIVGNLGRDPEMRYTPGGQAVTNFNVASNRQYTGSNGEKIKETVWFRISAWGRQAEICNQYLKTGSQVMIEGRMTPDKASGGPRVWTRQDGTPAASYEVTAERVVFLGGRGGGGGGGGDMGGGEYGGLPSEPDGMMGGSEEEIPF, from the coding sequence ATGTCTTATCACAAGATCACAATCGTAGGCAATTTGGGGCGTGACCCTGAAATGCGCTATACCCCCGGCGGCCAGGCGGTCACCAACTTCAATGTGGCCAGCAACCGCCAATACACTGGCTCGAACGGTGAGAAGATCAAGGAAACCGTGTGGTTCCGCATCTCGGCGTGGGGACGTCAGGCTGAGATCTGCAACCAGTACCTCAAGACCGGCAGCCAGGTGATGATCGAAGGGCGCATGACGCCCGACAAAGCCAGCGGCGGGCCGCGGGTGTGGACGCGCCAGGACGGCACGCCGGCCGCCTCGTATGAGGTGACGGCGGAACGGGTCGTGTTTCTGGGCGGCCGCGGCGGCGGTGGTGGCGGGGGCGGCGACATGGGCGGCGGAGAATACGGCGGCCTGCCCAGCGAGCCGGACGGCATGATGGGCGGCAGCGAGGAAGAGATCCCGTTCTAG
- a CDS encoding DUF3467 domain-containing protein — protein MAEPTNPKSQAGAGQPAPGQRPRLVIPPGTEVLYSNVVRVAHSPAEMVFDFGRLLPGELDIIIKSRVLMSPLSAKLLQRALSENIAKYEKQFGEIKLPAGKSLADDLFKSIQPPDGEEPKS, from the coding sequence ATGGCTGAGCCTACTAATCCCAAGAGCCAGGCAGGGGCGGGGCAACCCGCCCCTGGCCAGCGGCCGCGGCTGGTAATCCCGCCCGGCACGGAAGTGCTATACAGCAATGTGGTGCGGGTGGCGCACTCGCCAGCGGAGATGGTGTTTGACTTTGGCCGGCTATTGCCGGGCGAGCTGGACATCATCATCAAATCGCGAGTACTCATGTCGCCCTTGAGCGCCAAGCTATTGCAGCGCGCCTTGAGCGAGAACATTGCCAAGTACGAGAAGCAGTTTGGCGAGATCAAGCTGCCTGCTGGCAAGAGTTTAGCGGATGACCTTTTTAAATCCATTCAGCCGCCGGACGGCGAAGAGCCCAAGAGCTGA
- a CDS encoding haloacid dehalogenase, producing the protein MERLENIAETIRADFDAQTAARDTALGQARQLTRHCSQAIRAIHRDEHDVAAGELKAAAELADALRAGLKEFPDLYFAGYTQDALKEYAEANIVNALVNNGSLPNPQDLKVESATYLQGLSEAAGELRRRCLDILRHGHSDEAERLLGQMDDIYAVLVTMDYPDAVTRGLRRLTDICRSLVERTRGDMTISLRQQRLEASLQALEEKLKSA; encoded by the coding sequence ATGGAACGACTTGAAAATATCGCAGAGACGATACGGGCGGACTTTGATGCGCAGACCGCGGCGCGTGACACCGCGCTGGGCCAGGCGCGGCAGTTGACGCGGCATTGCTCGCAGGCCATCCGCGCCATCCACCGAGATGAGCACGACGTGGCGGCCGGCGAGCTGAAGGCAGCAGCCGAGCTGGCGGATGCGTTGCGGGCCGGCTTGAAAGAGTTTCCCGACCTGTACTTTGCCGGGTATACGCAGGATGCACTGAAGGAGTACGCCGAAGCCAACATTGTGAACGCATTGGTAAACAACGGCAGCCTGCCGAACCCGCAGGACTTGAAGGTGGAATCGGCCACGTATTTGCAGGGCTTGTCTGAAGCGGCAGGTGAACTGCGCCGCCGCTGCCTGGATATCTTGCGGCACGGGCATTCTGATGAAGCTGAGCGCCTGCTGGGGCAGATGGATGACATCTATGCGGTGCTGGTGACGATGGACTACCCGGATGCGGTGACGCGCGGATTGCGGCGCCTGACGGATATCTGCCGCAGCCTAGTGGAGCGCACGCGCGGCGATATGACGATCAGCCTGCGCCAGCAGCGACTGGAAGCCAGCCTGCAGGCGCTGGAAGAGAAACTGAAGAGCGCATGA
- the cas4 gene encoding CRISPR-associated protein Cas4, whose protein sequence is MYAVLAAFLLLLALLLLWVSTRQRGALGLPSGQVVYSDTGVERRLEQPLMDEALGLIGRPDYLVQNGDGLVPVEVKSGRTPRKPYESHIYQLAAYCVLVARTFQQRPAYGIIRYPQRSFRVEFSAALEAQVLSLLAAMRQGLAHGELHRSHNVAARCAACGYRQVCSERIH, encoded by the coding sequence ATGTACGCTGTACTGGCCGCTTTTCTGTTGCTGCTGGCATTGCTGCTGTTGTGGGTGAGCACCCGACAGCGCGGCGCACTGGGCTTGCCCAGCGGGCAGGTGGTGTACTCGGATACGGGCGTGGAGCGGCGGCTGGAGCAGCCACTGATGGACGAGGCATTGGGCCTGATTGGCCGCCCGGATTATTTGGTGCAGAATGGGGACGGCCTGGTGCCGGTGGAAGTCAAGAGCGGGCGCACACCGCGCAAGCCGTACGAATCGCATATTTATCAGTTGGCGGCCTACTGCGTGCTGGTGGCGCGCACTTTTCAGCAGCGCCCAGCCTATGGCATTATTCGTTATCCGCAGCGCAGTTTCCGGGTGGAGTTTAGCGCCGCGCTGGAAGCCCAGGTGCTGAGCCTGCTGGCAGCCATGCGCCAGGGACTGGCGCATGGCGAGTTGCATCGCTCGCACAATGTGGCGGCGCGCTGCGCCGCCTGCGGCTACCGGCAGGTATGCAGTGAGCGGATACACTAA
- a CDS encoding NAD(+)/NADH kinase, whose translation MAEKNASQFKHVAVLASASNTQALSLCAEVADFLRGLGLAADSGLLQGQATQQRLKQWGSDLVIALGGDGTMLRAGHVCAPLDIPLIGINHGNFGFLIELGPHEWQQTLPRLVSGEYSTEKRMLLHVELWRGDKIVGTWQALNEAMVGRGRVVRPVHLSASLDGHPLTTYVSDGLIISTPTGSTAYALAAGGPILPPTLRNLLLLPVAPHLSVERALVLAEGASISVELARGDEAVLSVDGQAPEAMELGDRVAVRASEHSLRFLRFREASYFYQRLLSLMANNPSTGAA comes from the coding sequence ATGGCTGAGAAGAACGCAAGCCAATTCAAGCATGTGGCGGTGCTGGCCAGCGCAAGCAACACTCAGGCGCTGAGCCTGTGCGCTGAGGTGGCAGACTTTTTGCGGGGCTTGGGGTTGGCGGCGGACAGCGGCCTGCTGCAAGGCCAGGCCACCCAGCAGCGGCTCAAGCAATGGGGCAGCGACCTGGTGATTGCCCTGGGGGGTGACGGCACTATGCTGCGCGCCGGGCATGTGTGCGCGCCGCTGGATATTCCATTGATCGGCATCAATCACGGCAACTTTGGCTTCCTAATTGAACTGGGCCCACACGAATGGCAGCAAACCCTGCCGCGCCTGGTGAGCGGCGAGTACTCGACCGAAAAGCGGATGCTGTTGCATGTGGAGCTGTGGCGCGGCGACAAGATCGTAGGAACCTGGCAAGCGCTCAACGAAGCCATGGTGGGGCGTGGCCGGGTGGTGCGCCCAGTGCACCTCAGTGCCAGCCTGGACGGCCACCCGCTGACCACGTATGTATCGGACGGGCTGATCATTTCCACGCCGACCGGTTCGACTGCGTATGCGCTGGCCGCGGGCGGCCCGATCCTGCCGCCGACGCTGCGTAATCTGCTGCTACTGCCGGTGGCGCCGCACTTGAGCGTTGAGCGGGCGCTTGTGCTGGCGGAAGGCGCCAGCATCAGCGTGGAGCTGGCCCGCGGCGATGAAGCCGTGCTGAGCGTGGACGGGCAGGCGCCCGAGGCGATGGAGCTGGGCGACCGCGTTGCAGTGCGGGCCAGCGAGCACAGCCTGCGCTTCCTGCGTTTCCGCGAGGCGAGCTACTTTTACCAGCGCCTATTGTCTCTAATGGCTAACAACCCTTCAACTGGAGCCGCATGA
- a CDS encoding B-box zinc finger protein yields the protein MTTTYCANHPDRETGLRCNNCEKYICAQCAVHTPTGYRCKECVRGRQKVFETATTADFVVAFVVGALLSGIGAFIAMRIGFFTLFLAPLAGNLIAEAIRRLTGRRRSPRLFRVAAVAVGLGAAPFVLLPLAYILLGGAGIRTFVAVLWPLIYLSLAVSSTYYRLAGIELKR from the coding sequence ATGACGACTACCTATTGTGCAAATCATCCAGACCGTGAGACCGGTCTGCGCTGCAATAATTGCGAGAAATACATCTGCGCTCAGTGCGCGGTACATACGCCTACCGGCTACCGCTGCAAGGAATGCGTGCGCGGGCGCCAAAAGGTGTTCGAGACCGCCACCACTGCTGATTTTGTTGTGGCTTTTGTAGTGGGCGCGTTGCTTTCGGGCATTGGGGCGTTCATTGCGATGCGGATCGGTTTCTTCACGCTGTTCCTGGCGCCGCTGGCTGGCAACCTGATCGCAGAGGCGATCCGACGGCTTACGGGCCGCCGCCGCTCACCGCGCTTGTTCCGGGTGGCAGCGGTGGCGGTGGGCCTGGGGGCGGCGCCGTTCGTGCTGCTACCGCTGGCGTATATCTTGCTGGGCGGCGCGGGCATCCGCACGTTTGTGGCAGTGCTATGGCCGCTGATCTATCTCTCGCTGGCTGTTTCTTCCACCTATTACCGCCTGGCGGGCATTGAACTCAAACGCTAA